Proteins from one Rhinopithecus roxellana isolate Shanxi Qingling chromosome 20, ASM756505v1, whole genome shotgun sequence genomic window:
- the LOC104655986 gene encoding cytochrome b-245 light chain produces MGQIEWAMWANEQALASGLILITGGIVATAGRFTQWYFGAYSIVAGVFVCLLEYPRGKRKKGSTMERWGQKYMTSVVKLFGPLTRNYYVRAVLHLLLSVPAGFLLATILGTACLAIASGIYLLAAVRGEQWTPIEPKPRERPQIGGTIKQPPTNPPPRPPAEARKKPSDEEAAAAGGPPGGPQANPIPVTDEVV; encoded by the exons ATGGGGCAGATCGAGTGGGCCATGTGGGCCAACGAGCAGGCGCTGGCGTCCGGCCTGA TCCTCATCACCGGGGGCATCGTGGCCACAGCTGGCCGCTTCACCCAGTGGTACTTCGGCGCCTACTCCAT CGTGGCGGGCGTGTTTGTCTGCCTGCTGGAATATCCccgggggaagaggaagaagggctCCACCATGGAGCGCTG GGGCCAGAAGTACATGACCTCCGTGGTGAAGCTGTTCGGGCCCCTCACCAGGAATTATTACGTTCGGGCTGTCCTGCACCTCTT GCTCTCGGTGCCCGCCGGCTTCCTGCTGGCCACCATCCTCGGGACTGCCTGCCTGGCCATCGCGAGCGGCATCTACCTGTTG GCGGCCGTGCGTGGTGAGCAGTGGACACCGATCGAGCCCAAGCCCCGGGAGCGGCCGCAGATCGGAGGCACCATCAAGCAGCCGCCCACCAACCCCCCGCCGCGGCCCCCGGCCGAGGCCCGCAAGAAGCCCAGCGacgaggaggcggcggcggcggggggaCCCCCGGGAGGTCCCCAGGCCAACCCCATCCCGGTGACCGACGAGGTCGTGTGA
- the IL17C gene encoding interleukin-17C, with protein MTLLPGLLFLTWLHACLAHHDPFLRGHPHTHGTPRCYSAEELPLGQAPPHLLARGAKWGQALPVALVSSLEAASHRRRHERPSAATQCPVLQPEEVLEADTHQRSISPWRYRVDTDEDRYPQKLAFAECLCRGCIDPRTGRETAALNSVRLLQSLLVLRRRPCSRDGSGLPTPGAFAFHTEFIRVPVGCTCVLPRSV; from the exons ATGACA CTCCTCCCTGGCCTCCTGTTTCTGACCTGGTTGCATGCATGCCTGGCCCACCATGACCCCTTCCTCAGGGGGCACCCCCACACTCATGGGACCCCACGCTGCTACTCAGCTGAGGAACTGCCCCTTGGCCAGGCACCCCCACACCTGCTGGCTCGAGGTGCCAAGTGGGGGCAGGCTTTGCCTGTAGCCCTGGTGTCCAGCCTGGAGGCAGCAAGCCACAGGAGGAGGCATGAGAGGCCCTCAGCTGCGACCCAGTGCCCGGTGCTGCAGCCAGAGGAGGTGTTGGAGGCAGACACCCACCAGCGCTCCATCTCACCCTGGAGATACCG TGTGGACACAGACGAGGACCGCTATCCACAAAAGCTGGCCTTCGCCGAGTGCCTGTGCAGAGGCTGCATCGACCCACGGACAGGCCGCGAGACAGCCGCGCTCAACTCCGTGCGGCTGCTCCAGAGCCTGCTGGTGTTGCGCCGCCGGCCCTGCTCCCGCGACGGCTCAGGACTCCCCACGCCTGGGGCCTTCGCCTTCCACACCGAGTTCATTCGCGTGCCTGTCGGCTGCACCTGCGTGCTGCCCCGGTCAGTGTGA